One window of the Betaproteobacteria bacterium genome contains the following:
- a CDS encoding lytic transglycosylase domain-containing protein, giving the protein MLRLITALCLAALPGAALAGAQKYEPLSASVQAALHKAVSDARPPASSFRNPIEAANWLAEMSRRLENRIANRDYRIELLRTVHYEATRAGLDPQLVLGLMQVESGFRKYAVSSAGARGYMQVMPFWIKIIGRPDDNLFHLRTNLRYGCTILRHYLDIERGDLYRALGRYNGSLGKPEYPNMVRASWERNWGWQPLPRT; this is encoded by the coding sequence GTGCTCAGGCTGATCACAGCGCTGTGCCTAGCCGCCCTTCCTGGCGCAGCCCTGGCCGGCGCCCAGAAGTACGAACCTCTATCGGCAAGCGTTCAGGCAGCTTTGCACAAGGCGGTTTCTGATGCCCGCCCGCCGGCAAGTTCGTTTCGCAATCCGATAGAAGCGGCCAACTGGCTCGCGGAGATGTCGCGACGACTCGAGAATCGCATCGCGAACCGGGATTACCGAATTGAACTGTTACGCACCGTCCATTACGAAGCAACACGGGCCGGACTCGACCCCCAACTGGTTCTAGGATTGATGCAGGTCGAATCAGGATTCCGCAAATATGCAGTCTCCTCTGCGGGAGCACGCGGTTACATGCAGGTTATGCCATTCTGGATCAAGATCATTGGCCGCCCGGACGACAACCTCTTCCACCTGCGAACAAATCTGCGCTATGGATGCACCATCCTACGGCACTACCTGGATATCGAAAGAGGTGATCTGTATCGGGCTCTGGGCCGCTACAACGGCAGTCTAGGAAAACCGGAGTACCCCAACATGGTACGGGCCTCCTGGGAACGCAACTGGGGTTGGCAACCACTCCCACGCACTTGA
- a CDS encoding CBS domain-containing protein, with translation MVTEKKLTSSRLESGAGYHQPASFSPQPVTVESPALEVMTDLRLVPAATIDPETHIDVANQAMIARGVRSLLVVDRGANVIGVVTARDILGERPMQMVSKRGMRHDEIRVVDVMTPGSEIEVLEMGDVLRARVGAIVETLKRTGRQHALVVDHDVVANRQMVRGIFSASQVARQLGIPMHNTEVARTFAEIEAAISQDATV, from the coding sequence ATGGTAACGGAGAAAAAGCTCACCTCTTCCCGGCTCGAATCTGGAGCCGGATATCATCAGCCGGCGTCGTTTTCCCCGCAGCCGGTCACCGTCGAGTCGCCCGCACTAGAGGTCATGACTGATCTCAGGCTGGTTCCTGCTGCGACGATAGATCCTGAAACCCATATCGACGTGGCGAATCAGGCCATGATCGCGCGGGGGGTTCGCTCGCTGCTGGTTGTCGATCGGGGGGCTAACGTCATCGGAGTCGTCACGGCGCGCGACATTCTCGGCGAGCGTCCCATGCAGATGGTGAGCAAGCGAGGCATGCGGCATGATGAGATTCGGGTGGTGGATGTCATGACCCCGGGGTCTGAAATCGAAGTGCTCGAAATGGGAGATGTCTTGCGGGCGCGGGTCGGTGCGATCGTCGAGACGCTAAAGCGGACAGGGCGGCAGCATGCCTTGGTGGTAGACCATGATGTGGTCGCCAATCGGCAGATGGTGAGGGGAATATTCTCCGCTTCCCAGGTTGCAAGGCAACTTGGGATTCCTATGCACAACACTGAAGTTGCCCG
- a CDS encoding RNA pyrophosphohydrolase, which translates to MLDREGYRPNVGIILCNAKNEVFWGKRIREHSWQFPQGGIKRGESPEDAMYRELYEEVGLKPEHVQILGRTKGWLRYEVPTQWIKREWRGSYRGQKQIWYLLRLVGRDTDVSLRATEKPEFDAWRWNDYWVPLDVVIEFKRNVYQLALNELVRYLDADRRHGLRRRNRKQANESDSHKLTKVDQPA; encoded by the coding sequence ATGCTCGATCGTGAAGGCTATCGCCCGAACGTCGGCATCATTCTATGTAACGCCAAGAACGAGGTTTTCTGGGGTAAGCGCATACGCGAGCATTCGTGGCAGTTCCCGCAGGGTGGTATCAAGCGCGGTGAATCGCCCGAGGATGCCATGTATCGCGAACTCTACGAGGAGGTGGGCCTCAAGCCCGAGCATGTGCAAATCCTCGGACGGACCAAGGGCTGGTTGCGCTATGAAGTGCCGACACAATGGATCAAGCGGGAGTGGCGCGGTTCTTATCGTGGGCAAAAGCAAATCTGGTATCTGCTGCGATTGGTGGGCCGTGACACTGACGTGAGCCTCAGGGCGACGGAAAAACCTGAATTCGATGCATGGCGTTGGAACGACTATTGGGTGCCTCTGGATGTCGTTATCGAGTTCAAGCGCAACGTGTACCAGTTGGCTCTCAACGAGTTGGTCCGATATCTTGATGCGGATCGCAGGCACGGATTGCGCCGCCGGAACCGAAAGCAGGCAAATGAATCTGACTCCCACAAGCTGACGAAGGTCGATCAACCCGCGTAA
- the ffh gene encoding signal recognition particle protein, with amino-acid sequence MLDNLTQRLARVMKTLKGEARLTESNIADALREVRMALLEADVALPVVKEFIAAVKEKAVGEEVMGSLSPGQALVGVVHRELSRIMGGAHEGISFATQPPAVVLMAGLQGAGKTTTVGKLAKLLRETQKKKVLVVSCDVYRPAAIDQLKSVAGQAGVDFFPSSTGEKPEAIALAAVDWAKRHYHDVLLVDTAGRLTIDEEMMAEIKRLHAVARPIETLFVVDAMLGQDAVNTARAFNEALPLTGVVLTKLDGDARGGAALSVRHVTGKPIKFAGVGEKLGGIEAFHPERMASRILGMGDVLSLIEEAKKGIDEEQAVAFAKKLKSGKGFDLNDFKEQMGQMRKMGGLSALLDKMPAQVAQMAGQMPVGAEAKMVGRIEGIINSMTPAERARPDIIKASRKRRIAVGAGVQVQEVNRLLNQFEQSQKMMKQLTKGGVGKLMRGMRGMLPGMR; translated from the coding sequence ATGCTCGACAACCTGACCCAGCGGCTCGCCCGCGTCATGAAGACGCTCAAGGGCGAAGCACGCCTTACCGAATCCAATATCGCCGATGCGCTACGTGAGGTTCGCATGGCCTTGCTGGAGGCCGATGTGGCCTTGCCGGTGGTCAAGGAATTTATCGCCGCGGTGAAGGAAAAGGCAGTGGGCGAGGAGGTTATGGGCTCCTTGAGCCCAGGCCAGGCCTTGGTTGGCGTGGTCCACCGGGAGCTTTCCCGGATCATGGGGGGGGCGCATGAGGGCATCAGTTTCGCAACCCAACCGCCCGCCGTGGTGCTCATGGCAGGCCTGCAAGGTGCTGGCAAGACCACTACCGTAGGGAAGTTGGCCAAACTCTTGCGGGAAACACAGAAGAAAAAAGTGCTCGTGGTGTCCTGCGACGTTTACCGCCCCGCCGCCATCGATCAGTTGAAATCGGTGGCCGGACAGGCTGGCGTCGACTTCTTTCCCTCATCGACCGGGGAAAAGCCCGAGGCGATTGCCCTGGCAGCGGTCGATTGGGCAAAGCGGCACTACCATGACGTCCTGCTGGTCGATACGGCGGGGCGTCTGACCATCGACGAAGAAATGATGGCCGAGATCAAGCGTCTGCACGCGGTAGCGAGGCCTATCGAGACCCTCTTCGTGGTCGATGCGATGCTGGGTCAGGATGCGGTCAATACTGCTCGCGCATTTAATGAAGCGCTACCGCTCACCGGTGTGGTCTTGACCAAACTCGACGGTGACGCCCGCGGGGGCGCGGCCCTTTCGGTCCGCCACGTAACAGGCAAGCCGATCAAGTTCGCTGGAGTCGGCGAAAAGCTGGGAGGTATCGAAGCCTTTCATCCGGAACGGATGGCTTCCCGTATCCTCGGTATGGGGGACGTCCTTTCCCTGATCGAAGAGGCCAAGAAAGGCATCGACGAGGAACAGGCAGTCGCGTTTGCGAAGAAACTCAAGTCTGGTAAGGGGTTCGATCTCAACGACTTCAAAGAGCAGATGGGACAAATGCGCAAAATGGGCGGACTCAGCGCATTGCTCGACAAAATGCCGGCGCAGGTGGCGCAAATGGCAGGTCAGATGCCGGTCGGTGCAGAGGCAAAAATGGTGGGGCGAATCGAAGGGATCATCAATTCGATGACGCCGGCGGAGCGGGCTAGGCCGGATATCATCAAGGCAAGCCGCAAGCGGCGAATTGCGGTTGGTGCGGGAGTCCAGGTGCAGGAGGTCAACCGTCTGCTGAATCAGTTCGAACAGTCACAGAAGATGATGAAGCAACTGACCAAAGGTGGGGTCGGTAAGCTCATGCGGGGAATGCGGGGGATGCTGCCAGGGATGCGCTGA
- a CDS encoding proline--tRNA ligase, giving the protein MRTTQFFFTTLKEAPADAEVVSQKLMLRAGLIKRAAAGIYTWMPLGLRVLRKVESIVREEMNRGGAQELLMPAVQPAELWQESRRWDHYGPELLRFKDRHQRDFVIGPTHEEVITDVVRRDVKSYRQLPIHLYQIQTKFRDEIRPRFGVMRGREFLMKDGYSFHSSFADLEREYRNMYDTYGRIFSRLGLRFRAVAADTGSIGGTGSHEFHVLADSGEDAIAFCPTSDYAANVELAEAVAPSQGRPAPLEALQKVTTPGQTACADVAAYLRTTPDRIVKSIAVFCDRDQGEKSFALLLLRGDHELNEIKVGKLAGLSPFRFASEVEILDHLGCRPGFIGPVGVDTKRVRVIADRSVTALSDFVCGANEPDVHLTGVNFSRDLPEPEVADIRNVVPGDPSPDGYGRLELCRGIEVGHIFQLRRKYSESLQCSYLDETGKSQFMEMGCYGIGVTRIVGAAIEQGNDEKGIVFPAAIAPWEIAIIPMGYKKSEPVRVAADALYRELADAGMDVVLDDRDERPGVMFADMELIGIPHRLVVGERGLKEGHVEYKGRRDTESEMLSRESIVSALRAKLCSG; this is encoded by the coding sequence ATGCGTACCACCCAGTTCTTCTTCACGACCCTCAAGGAAGCCCCCGCCGACGCCGAGGTCGTCAGCCAGAAGTTGATGTTGCGGGCCGGTCTCATCAAGAGGGCCGCAGCGGGGATTTACACATGGATGCCGCTTGGGCTCCGCGTATTGCGTAAAGTTGAAAGTATCGTCCGCGAGGAGATGAACCGGGGAGGTGCGCAGGAATTGCTCATGCCCGCAGTTCAACCAGCCGAACTCTGGCAGGAATCCCGCCGCTGGGACCATTACGGACCCGAATTGTTGCGATTCAAGGATCGGCATCAGCGCGACTTCGTCATTGGTCCGACACACGAAGAGGTCATCACCGACGTCGTACGACGGGACGTCAAGAGCTACCGGCAGTTACCCATCCACCTTTACCAGATTCAGACCAAGTTCCGGGACGAAATCCGGCCGCGTTTCGGCGTCATGCGCGGCCGAGAGTTTCTGATGAAGGACGGCTATTCATTTCATTCCTCTTTCGCTGATCTGGAACGTGAATACCGCAACATGTACGACACATATGGCCGCATCTTCAGCAGGCTCGGTCTGCGCTTTCGGGCTGTAGCGGCTGATACGGGATCAATTGGGGGAACGGGATCCCACGAATTCCATGTCCTCGCCGACTCCGGCGAGGACGCCATCGCCTTTTGTCCGACCTCCGATTACGCCGCCAATGTCGAACTCGCGGAAGCTGTCGCCCCGTCGCAGGGCCGACCAGCCCCCCTGGAGGCCCTTCAGAAGGTCACGACTCCCGGGCAGACCGCCTGCGCGGACGTCGCGGCCTATCTGCGGACTACGCCGGACCGCATCGTCAAATCGATCGCGGTGTTCTGCGACCGAGACCAAGGCGAGAAATCGTTTGCTTTGCTGCTTCTGCGGGGTGACCACGAACTCAACGAGATCAAGGTCGGAAAACTTGCGGGCCTGTCACCATTCCGATTTGCTTCGGAAGTCGAAATTCTCGATCATCTGGGATGCAGGCCGGGCTTCATCGGGCCGGTTGGCGTGGATACGAAACGTGTAAGAGTGATCGCCGACCGCAGTGTCACCGCACTCTCGGATTTCGTGTGTGGCGCCAACGAACCCGATGTACACCTGACCGGGGTCAATTTTTCCCGAGACCTGCCCGAACCCGAAGTCGCCGATATCAGAAATGTAGTCCCCGGCGATCCATCGCCCGATGGTTACGGCCGACTGGAATTGTGCCGCGGCATTGAGGTCGGGCACATCTTCCAACTGCGCCGCAAATATTCCGAGTCGCTCCAATGCAGCTACCTGGACGAAACCGGCAAGAGCCAGTTCATGGAGATGGGTTGCTATGGCATCGGTGTGACCCGCATCGTCGGCGCAGCCATCGAACAGGGGAACGACGAAAAGGGAATTGTATTTCCGGCCGCAATCGCCCCTTGGGAAATAGCGATCATCCCAATGGGCTACAAGAAGAGCGAACCCGTGCGCGTGGCTGCGGACGCGCTGTATCGGGAGCTCGCCGATGCAGGAATGGATGTCGTTCTGGATGATCGCGACGAGCGTCCCGGTGTGATGTTCGCCGATATGGAACTGATCGGAATTCCCCACCGCCTGGTTGTGGGCGAGCGGGGTCTTAAGGAAGGGCATGTGGAATACAAGGGGCGACGCGACACAGAATCCGAGATGCTTTCCCGTGAATCCATAGTCTCGGCACTCCGGGCAAAACTGTGCTCAGGCTGA